Proteins found in one Planctomycetes bacterium MalM25 genomic segment:
- a CDS encoding FecR protein, which produces MKQETPLNELVDALSDRQIDSAQMAELNQRLEDDADTRRGFLDLMRVEAELGAIHQPLASWSFDDPHPTPGPLAGQSTPASLEARRTGDASRFLQLMGAVAASIALTAAGTFMLTREGAAGRGPFAALMIEENASDEALNEPVARVAATRNCRWRGAGGDLGFGADVAGGQMLELETGLAELTFAGGARLVLEGPAAFRISDAETVELYSGRVSAAIPAESDGFSVRTPRLVVEESGAQYGVIAGSTGGDEVHVFEGDVAAKAIDRNGRVTGVMNLVSFEAARFRTTSHRFARINADDEGFVRSLETRDGPGEGLLAFDNFAYPTGPVAWQNGGFGWAGPWADLEASDLGDNDLNAAATNGVARGSISAHGLVALGNRFVQTGNNNRVRRTLSTSLGGVFDAAGLVENADGLRLIGRSGGTIYLSFLQRVSKTSDVFYGVELHRGDGNFNRVLCVGSGDDGNSYGVTTKFQLDGHNRFEPLGEEDIEVNHVVIRIEFGENDQDIATVYRNPESLIDESACTPTATLRGKFAFDRVSLGNFQGTKVHEVDELRIGTDFGAVCGNLAPPPLDLTRLAPNRLSLLAAKLESRSEPRSL; this is translated from the coding sequence ATGAAGCAAGAAACCCCCCTCAACGAGCTCGTCGACGCCCTCAGCGATCGACAGATCGATTCGGCCCAGATGGCCGAGTTGAACCAGCGGCTCGAGGACGACGCCGATACCCGGCGGGGTTTCTTGGATTTGATGCGGGTCGAGGCGGAGCTCGGCGCGATCCACCAGCCGCTCGCTTCGTGGTCGTTCGACGATCCGCACCCCACGCCCGGCCCCCTCGCCGGCCAATCGACGCCCGCTTCGCTGGAGGCCCGCCGCACCGGCGACGCCTCGCGGTTCCTGCAACTGATGGGCGCGGTGGCGGCCTCGATCGCGTTGACCGCGGCTGGGACCTTCATGCTCACACGCGAGGGGGCGGCGGGACGGGGCCCCTTCGCCGCGTTGATGATCGAAGAGAACGCATCCGACGAGGCGCTCAACGAGCCGGTCGCCCGCGTCGCTGCGACGCGCAATTGCCGCTGGCGTGGAGCCGGCGGCGACCTCGGCTTCGGCGCCGACGTGGCCGGCGGGCAGATGCTCGAGCTCGAGACCGGCCTCGCCGAACTCACCTTCGCCGGCGGCGCCCGTTTGGTGCTCGAAGGCCCCGCCGCCTTCCGCATCTCCGACGCGGAGACCGTCGAACTCTATAGCGGTCGCGTCTCCGCGGCGATCCCCGCCGAATCCGATGGTTTCTCCGTCCGCACCCCCCGCTTGGTCGTCGAAGAGTCGGGCGCTCAGTACGGTGTGATCGCCGGCTCGACAGGCGGCGACGAGGTGCATGTCTTCGAGGGGGACGTCGCCGCCAAGGCGATTGACCGCAACGGCCGCGTGACCGGCGTGATGAACCTCGTCTCGTTCGAGGCGGCCCGCTTCCGCACCACCAGCCACCGCTTCGCCCGCATCAACGCGGACGACGAGGGCTTCGTCCGCAGCCTCGAGACGCGCGACGGTCCGGGCGAAGGGTTGCTGGCGTTCGACAACTTCGCCTACCCGACCGGCCCGGTCGCTTGGCAGAACGGCGGCTTCGGTTGGGCCGGCCCCTGGGCCGACCTCGAGGCGTCGGACCTGGGCGACAACGACCTCAATGCGGCGGCGACCAACGGCGTCGCTCGCGGCAGCATCTCGGCTCACGGCTTGGTCGCCCTCGGCAACCGCTTTGTTCAGACGGGCAACAACAACCGCGTCCGCCGCACCCTGAGCACCAGCCTCGGCGGGGTGTTCGACGCGGCCGGGCTGGTCGAAAACGCCGACGGCCTGCGATTAATCGGCCGCAGCGGCGGGACCATTTACCTCAGCTTCTTGCAACGCGTCTCGAAGACGAGCGACGTCTTCTACGGCGTTGAGTTGCATCGCGGCGACGGCAACTTCAACCGCGTGCTCTGCGTCGGCTCCGGCGACGACGGCAATTCCTATGGCGTGACCACCAAGTTCCAGCTGGACGGCCACAACCGCTTTGAGCCGCTCGGCGAGGAGGACATCGAAGTCAATCACGTCGTGATCCGCATCGAGTTCGGCGAGAACGACCAAGACATCGCGACCGTGTACCGCAACCCGGAGTCGCTCATCGACGAGTCCGCTTGCACCCCCACGGCGACTCTCCGGGGCAAGTTCGCGTTCGACCGTGTGAGCCTCGGCAACTTCCAAGGAACCAAGGTCCACGAAGTGGACGAGTTGCGAATCGGCACCGACTTTGGCGCCGTTTGCGGGAACCTCGCTCCTCCGCCGTTGGATCTGACGCGACTTGCACCAAATCGTTTGTCGCTGCTCGCGGCGAAATTAGAATCGAGGTCAGAGCCGCGCAGCTTGTAA
- the bglX_1 gene encoding Periplasmic beta-glucosidase precursor: MFSRACFTTMAKPTLLLSVLSLLVSGGLFSPGCAQAENHDSLASFSRFDKVVEPLLERMTLAEKIGQMTQAEYGSLKEIGEIRELAVGSVLSGGNDDPAAGNSADAWTALYDDCQGEALKTRLGVPLLYGIDAVHGHNNVLDAVIFPHNIGLGCADDPDLVEEISRLTALEVRATGIQWAFAPCVTVPRDDRWGRTYEGFSEDPERVSRLGAAAVRGLQTDDLSAPEAVLACAKHFVGDGGTAAEVRESQFLEGVGIRLDQGDTRCDMETLRRVHIAPYLPCLAEGVGSIMPSYSSWNGLKCTASKELLTEVLKDELGFEGFLISDYQAIDQCHEDYKTAIGIAINAGIDMAMAPHKYREYITLLTELVNEGVVPESRIDDAVRRILRVKAAMGLLDPERNQLSEASSRQGFGSEERRQVAREAVQKSLVLLKNRSVLPLSQGCSIQVAGAAADDLGVQCGGWTIDWQGKAGEVTTGGVTVLEGFRQVAGEKNVTYSADGAGLKADTPVVVVVGEQPYAEGVGDNDQLTLSEGDQAIVKRSIQSGAPVVLVILSGRPIVLEQATLDAAQAVVAAWLPGTEGAGVADVLLGHAAPSGTLSFSWPRSADQHPINVGDEGYDPLFPYGHGLSYSADQISRHDAAEAVAR; the protein is encoded by the coding sequence ATGTTCTCCCGAGCGTGCTTTACCACCATGGCGAAACCAACTTTGCTTCTTTCGGTCTTGAGCCTCCTCGTTAGCGGCGGCCTCTTCAGCCCGGGCTGCGCTCAAGCGGAGAACCACGACTCGCTCGCCAGTTTCAGCCGTTTCGACAAGGTAGTTGAGCCGCTGCTGGAGCGGATGACGCTCGCCGAGAAGATCGGCCAGATGACCCAGGCGGAGTACGGCTCGCTCAAAGAGATCGGTGAGATCCGCGAGCTCGCGGTCGGGTCGGTCCTCAGCGGCGGTAACGACGACCCGGCGGCGGGCAACAGCGCCGACGCCTGGACCGCCCTCTACGACGACTGCCAGGGCGAGGCGCTCAAGACCCGCCTCGGTGTACCGCTCCTCTACGGCATCGACGCGGTCCACGGGCACAACAACGTGCTCGACGCGGTCATCTTCCCGCACAACATCGGCCTCGGCTGCGCCGACGACCCCGATCTGGTTGAGGAGATCTCTCGCCTGACCGCCCTGGAGGTCCGGGCGACCGGCATCCAGTGGGCCTTCGCCCCGTGTGTCACGGTGCCTCGGGACGACCGTTGGGGGCGCACCTACGAGGGCTTTTCCGAAGACCCCGAGCGGGTTTCGCGGCTCGGGGCGGCCGCGGTCCGCGGCCTTCAGACCGATGACCTTTCGGCTCCCGAAGCGGTCCTGGCTTGCGCCAAGCACTTTGTCGGCGACGGCGGCACCGCGGCCGAGGTCCGCGAGTCGCAGTTCCTGGAAGGCGTCGGCATCCGGCTCGACCAGGGCGATACGCGGTGCGACATGGAGACCCTCCGCCGCGTCCACATCGCTCCCTACCTGCCCTGCCTTGCGGAGGGTGTCGGGTCGATCATGCCCTCCTACAGCAGCTGGAACGGCCTCAAATGCACCGCCAGCAAGGAGCTGCTCACCGAGGTTCTCAAGGACGAACTCGGCTTCGAAGGCTTCCTGATCTCCGACTACCAAGCCATCGATCAGTGCCACGAAGACTACAAGACCGCGATCGGCATCGCCATCAACGCCGGCATCGACATGGCGATGGCGCCGCACAAGTACCGCGAGTACATCACCCTGCTCACCGAGCTGGTCAACGAGGGCGTTGTGCCCGAGTCGCGTATCGACGACGCGGTCCGCCGCATCCTGCGGGTGAAAGCGGCCATGGGCCTGCTCGATCCGGAGCGGAACCAGCTCTCCGAGGCCTCGAGCCGCCAGGGCTTCGGCTCCGAAGAACGACGTCAGGTCGCGCGTGAAGCGGTCCAGAAGTCGCTCGTGCTGCTGAAGAACCGCAGTGTCCTGCCCCTCAGCCAAGGCTGCTCGATCCAGGTCGCCGGCGCCGCGGCGGACGACCTCGGCGTGCAGTGCGGCGGCTGGACCATCGACTGGCAGGGCAAGGCGGGCGAGGTCACGACGGGGGGCGTCACCGTGCTGGAGGGATTCCGCCAAGTCGCCGGCGAGAAGAACGTCACCTACTCGGCGGACGGCGCCGGCCTGAAGGCCGACACGCCGGTCGTGGTGGTGGTCGGCGAGCAACCCTACGCCGAGGGCGTGGGCGACAACGACCAACTGACCCTCTCCGAGGGAGACCAAGCTATTGTGAAGCGCTCTATCCAGTCGGGCGCTCCCGTGGTTTTGGTCATTCTCTCGGGGAGGCCCATCGTGTTGGAGCAGGCTACGCTCGACGCCGCGCAAGCGGTCGTTGCGGCGTGGCTTCCCGGCACCGAAGGCGCCGGCGTGGCCGATGTGCTGCTCGGCCATGCCGCGCCGTCCGGGACCCTCTCTTTCAGCTGGCCTCGCTCGGCGGACCAGCACCCGATCAATGTCGGGGACGAAGGGTACGACCCGCTGTTCCCCTATGGGCACGGCCTGAGCTACTCAGCCGATCAAATCAGCCGTCATGACGCGGCCGAAGCCGTGGCTCGTTGA
- a CDS encoding Planctomycete cytochrome C, with translation MARNDQRWLSALIHLGALLGVALVTPCALAEQGDRLFSLKVLPLLSDKCFHCHGPDEAERPTELRLDTQDGIVEAFAGGDFEASEAWRRISSTDPDEVMPPVDMHKPFKPAELGLIREWMEAGAPWSPHWAFTPPEKAAPPEGLADHPIDAFVRRRLAEVGKEPAGPASKEKLLRRATLDLHGLPPTIEEIDAFLADDSPDAWDRALTRLFASPRYGERMAVDWLDGARYADTNGFQNDFKRDMWPWRNWVIESYNRNQPFDEFTIEQLAGDLLPDPTDDQVLATGFNRNNRTNTEGGSISAEWLVENVVDRVETTSAVFLGLTMGCARCHDHKYDPISQEEFFEFFSFFHNVNERGVYNEVRNNAGPQVLYTTDQQRAKLDGLHDKTVAASKALGSLRGATEKAARGWLAAARPQDDRPLADAAIRLDAKPYSAVSESERVVPASDSSKPPKPMNTFLGKGVRFSGPQRLEYGDLVEPARDRPLSVTAWVRREGAGVIWSKMDESEDYRGADWYLTGDGRLAVHLVSSWPKNAVKVTTKQSLPADQWVAVTTTYDGSSRAEGVSVYFGLDPQECSVEYDRLTDSIATKQPLRLGRRSRGEDYVGGLARIRFYHRVLSHEEIRRQIKQDVLTAPTAKPKEGKPIDADVVAQYAVLAGDEAANKYLTAKRRWSDADRAERMFRKGLPTSMVMEELPKPRDTYVLIRGEYDKPDKNRPVTAATPDFLGDLPTERNDRLALAEWIVSRDNPLTARVVVNRLWARLFGIGLVKTEENLGVQCDPPSHPDLLDWLAVEFIDSGWDVQHMLRLMMTSHAYRQASATSPEAYQDDPHNRLLARGPRRRLQAEFVRDNALALSGLLNDKIGGPSVMPYQPKGLWAELAGGSPQKYVLAKGGDLYRRSLYTYRKRTVPHPTMTTFDAPGFDICTVSRSRTNTPLQALALLNDVTYVEAARKLGERMLTEGASDPERLRLGFRLATSRGPTDQEMGVLLKALERRRGEYRDNPEAAESLLAVGDAPIEGDLDQVELASYAMMANLLLNLDETITVE, from the coding sequence GTGGCTCGAAACGACCAGCGATGGCTCTCGGCCCTCATTCACCTCGGCGCCCTGTTGGGCGTCGCTCTGGTGACCCCTTGCGCCCTGGCTGAGCAGGGCGATCGGCTCTTCTCCCTCAAGGTGTTGCCGCTGCTCTCGGACAAGTGCTTCCACTGCCACGGCCCCGACGAGGCGGAGCGGCCGACCGAACTGCGGCTCGATACTCAGGACGGCATCGTCGAGGCGTTCGCCGGCGGCGACTTCGAGGCGAGCGAGGCGTGGCGGCGGATCAGCTCGACCGACCCGGACGAGGTGATGCCGCCGGTGGATATGCACAAGCCGTTCAAGCCGGCCGAGCTGGGGCTCATCCGCGAGTGGATGGAGGCGGGCGCTCCCTGGTCGCCACACTGGGCGTTCACGCCACCCGAGAAGGCAGCTCCCCCGGAGGGGTTGGCCGATCACCCGATCGACGCCTTCGTCCGGCGGCGATTGGCCGAGGTTGGCAAAGAGCCGGCCGGGCCCGCCAGCAAAGAGAAGCTGCTCCGCCGCGCGACCCTCGACCTGCACGGCCTCCCGCCGACGATCGAAGAGATCGACGCCTTCCTTGCCGACGATTCGCCCGACGCCTGGGACCGAGCCCTGACGCGGCTGTTCGCATCCCCACGCTACGGTGAGCGGATGGCGGTCGATTGGCTGGACGGCGCGCGCTACGCCGACACGAACGGATTCCAGAACGACTTCAAACGCGACATGTGGCCGTGGCGCAACTGGGTGATCGAGTCGTACAACCGCAACCAGCCGTTCGACGAGTTCACGATCGAACAGCTCGCCGGCGACCTGCTCCCCGATCCGACCGACGATCAGGTCTTGGCGACCGGCTTCAACCGGAACAACCGGACGAACACCGAAGGGGGTTCGATCTCCGCCGAATGGCTCGTTGAGAACGTGGTCGATCGGGTCGAGACGACGTCGGCCGTCTTCCTCGGGCTGACGATGGGTTGCGCGCGCTGCCACGACCACAAGTACGACCCGATCAGCCAGGAAGAGTTCTTCGAGTTCTTCTCCTTCTTCCACAACGTGAACGAGCGGGGCGTCTACAACGAGGTCCGCAACAACGCCGGCCCGCAAGTCCTCTACACGACCGACCAGCAGCGGGCCAAGCTCGACGGCTTGCACGACAAGACGGTCGCCGCAAGCAAGGCGCTCGGCTCGCTGCGCGGCGCCACCGAGAAGGCGGCGCGGGGCTGGCTGGCCGCCGCCCGGCCGCAAGACGACCGCCCGCTGGCGGACGCCGCGATCCGCCTCGACGCCAAGCCTTACTCGGCCGTGTCGGAGAGCGAGCGGGTGGTCCCCGCGAGCGACAGCAGCAAGCCGCCCAAGCCAATGAACACCTTCCTCGGGAAAGGGGTTCGCTTCTCGGGGCCGCAGCGGCTCGAGTACGGCGACCTGGTTGAGCCCGCCCGCGACCGGCCCCTGTCGGTGACCGCCTGGGTGCGGCGCGAGGGGGCGGGCGTCATCTGGTCGAAGATGGACGAATCGGAGGACTACCGTGGCGCCGACTGGTACCTGACCGGCGACGGCAGGCTCGCCGTTCACTTGGTGAGCAGCTGGCCCAAGAACGCGGTGAAAGTCACCACCAAGCAGAGCCTCCCCGCCGATCAGTGGGTGGCGGTCACCACGACCTACGACGGGTCGAGTCGGGCCGAAGGGGTGAGCGTCTACTTCGGGCTCGATCCGCAGGAGTGCAGCGTCGAGTACGACCGACTCACCGACTCGATCGCCACCAAACAGCCGCTCCGCCTGGGCCGTCGTTCACGGGGAGAGGACTATGTTGGCGGGCTCGCACGCATCCGCTTCTACCACCGCGTGCTCTCCCACGAGGAGATCCGCCGGCAAATCAAGCAAGACGTGCTCACCGCCCCCACGGCCAAGCCGAAAGAGGGCAAGCCGATCGACGCGGACGTCGTAGCCCAGTACGCCGTGCTCGCCGGCGACGAGGCGGCCAACAAGTACCTGACGGCCAAACGCCGCTGGAGCGACGCCGACCGCGCCGAGCGGATGTTCCGCAAGGGCCTCCCGACCAGCATGGTCATGGAGGAGCTGCCCAAGCCACGCGACACCTACGTGCTGATCCGCGGCGAGTACGACAAGCCGGACAAGAACCGCCCCGTCACCGCGGCGACGCCCGACTTCCTCGGCGATTTGCCGACCGAGCGGAACGACCGGTTGGCGCTGGCCGAATGGATCGTGTCACGCGACAACCCGCTCACGGCGCGGGTCGTTGTGAACCGGCTGTGGGCGCGGCTGTTCGGAATCGGCTTGGTGAAGACCGAAGAGAACCTCGGCGTGCAGTGCGACCCCCCCTCGCACCCCGACCTGCTCGACTGGCTGGCGGTTGAGTTCATCGATTCGGGCTGGGACGTGCAGCACATGCTCCGCCTGATGATGACGAGCCACGCCTACCGGCAGGCCTCGGCCACGTCGCCCGAGGCCTACCAGGACGACCCGCACAACCGCCTGCTGGCCCGCGGCCCGCGACGCCGCTTGCAGGCCGAGTTCGTGCGTGACAACGCGCTCGCGCTAAGTGGGCTGCTCAACGACAAGATCGGTGGACCGTCGGTGATGCCCTACCAGCCGAAGGGCTTGTGGGCCGAGCTGGCGGGGGGCTCGCCGCAGAAGTACGTGCTCGCGAAGGGGGGCGACCTGTACCGCCGTTCGCTCTACACGTACCGCAAGCGGACCGTGCCTCACCCGACCATGACGACCTTCGACGCGCCCGGATTCGACATCTGTACGGTCAGCCGCTCGCGGACCAACACCCCGCTGCAAGCGCTGGCGTTATTGAACGATGTGACCTACGTGGAAGCGGCCCGCAAACTGGGCGAGCGGATGCTCACCGAGGGGGCAAGCGACCCCGAGCGACTGCGTCTCGGTTTCCGCCTCGCCACGTCTCGTGGGCCGACCGACCAGGAGATGGGCGTGCTGCTGAAGGCGTTGGAGCGGCGCCGGGGCGAGTACCGCGACAACCCGGAGGCGGCCGAAAGCCTGCTAGCCGTCGGCGACGCGCCGATCGAAGGCGACCTCGACCAGGTGGAACTCGCGTCCTACGCGATGATGGCCAACCTGCTGCTGAACCTCGACGAAACGATCACGGTGGAGTGA
- a CDS encoding RNA polymerase sigma factor: protein MDSRREAFARSFAKNQSWLYAYLVTLLGNVADAEEVFQEVCVVLWSEHEAFDPDTDFRRWASVIARNRVLGFRTKQRREAKRLSDVAVELLAEEAVERADLLEQRRAALHGCLDKLSVSDRQLVADCYSDSSRSFGSVAERLGRPVNTVYKALQRVRKALRQCVDRKVNAGA from the coding sequence ATGGATAGTCGGCGAGAAGCCTTCGCTAGATCGTTCGCCAAGAACCAGAGCTGGCTGTACGCCTACTTGGTGACGTTGCTGGGCAACGTCGCCGACGCCGAGGAGGTGTTCCAGGAGGTTTGCGTGGTCCTGTGGAGCGAGCACGAGGCGTTTGATCCGGACACGGATTTCCGCCGCTGGGCGAGCGTCATCGCCCGGAACCGCGTGCTCGGCTTCCGCACGAAGCAACGCCGCGAGGCGAAGCGGCTGTCGGACGTGGCGGTCGAGTTGTTGGCCGAGGAGGCCGTCGAGCGGGCCGACCTGCTCGAGCAACGCCGGGCCGCGTTGCACGGCTGCCTGGACAAGCTCTCGGTCTCCGATCGGCAGCTGGTCGCCGATTGCTACAGCGACTCGAGCCGCTCGTTTGGCTCGGTCGCCGAGCGGCTCGGCCGGCCCGTCAACACGGTTTACAAAGCACTCCAACGGGTGCGGAAAGCGTTGCGGCAGTGCGTTGATCGCAAGGTGAATGCCGGGGCCTGA